The genomic window cgcgcatgcccagtaccgccacCAGAGGGCgctggaaagttctagagggtccgGGCCGCGGTCAGCCGGCGCTGGGTCCGGCGCACGCGCGGAGGGCGCGCGCGCTCCAGAGACGCGCGGTGCCGCGGGGCAGGGCTCGCCGGGCAGGGCTCGCCGGGCCGGGCTcgccgggcggccccggggaCCGGCCCGTCCCGCTCGGTTGCCGCGGTGACTGAGCTGCGGTGGTGAAACCTGTCCTGCTCGGGACAGGTGTCTGGTCCCTTACACACTCTTTCGCAAACACGTGTGAAAGTCCCGCATCGGGCACAGACCGCGCCTGTCCCGTCCCTGCGGGGGCCGCCTCAGTGCACCGATAAGCCCCACCAGAGAGGTCAACCCACCACGCCGTCCTTTGATATAGTTTCAGCTATCTTATATTATCTAAGCacatttaccataatataaatatatgtattttgcataacaaacattatcataacagaaaaactctcaactgggtttctgctcatttcctacccataactctctaaTTTTGGCCAATACATGACTGCCGAAAGGTGCCCTTGGATGCACGTTTCCTGCATTAGCTTGTTCTATTACTGTCGAGAAtggctttggtcttgcagctgtaaagcaaGAGGGGAAAAGCGATCAGCCTTGTGTAATGAAAGTGATGGTTAGTTGTGCGTTATATTCCCCtcctaaaaattaccttctcttggtccggacgaaggcagatggtaaggcttggctctctctacagccagctgcctctgacctcgAGGAAGGGTCTTGCCATGTTGGCCTGAGAGAGAATGtctggcaactgctctctgtcACCAGCGAGGAGCACGATCATTCTGGTGAATGAGAagcgtaaagcaagaagttaCCTAATTACAAGCAGTTCATTGCACGGAACTCTCGGTGCTATTTCAAGTTAGTGAATACGTTTCCTCTACAggtgcagtaaaatacacccACTGCACAGAACAGCAGCCAGTTCTGCCCATCAGCGCACACCAGCTTCACCCGGAGTTTTTAGCCAAGTGGATTGAAGACTAGAATAATATCAGAACCTACAACTTTAAGCTAAAACcatgccggcaccctgcagaacctcattctgacaaacttgtcagcacccacaagttTCACGTggctgacaaaacagcagcctttcccgTTTTTCCTGATGTGCCACTGCCCAAAgtgactgaatctccagggcaACGGTGGGTTACGTTGGACAAAAGGAAGTGAgtattaaaatgaggaagagaaagctaccTACACACACCTTCCCCCTGGATTAAAGCTTTCAAATGCAGGCCCTAACCTTCCATAACCACCCCATAACTTTGCTTCCCTGGAAAACTATGAttccagaaaacagcaaatgtatcacaaaaccacaacagatgTTCACATAACACAAAATTTGACCTGGCTATTTTGAGATACAGAAGTTAGGTAagaatttctgtcctaaaaGTGGTAAAATGAAAGTTGTGGAATTGCAGACCTCACGCTATaacttgaggaaataataaaaagaacaaaccatGATGCGAATTTTGCCTGTGGgttggcacccagagctgcgtGCAAGATACaagagatgacatacaacacactcttcattccacagtgacccaaacaacttccaGTAATCTGAACCCTACGTAACATACATCTGTGAATAACTGAATGGTAAGAGCGGCTGACAGGAAAGAcacttatttaatcctcagacacaaacaaactatTTGAAGTGGAGTCAACAACAGCCTGTAACACTGAATTTCCAACTTCAAAGGGTAGCTTTGGAGTAGTGACATCttttgttcaacttttaggttcAGCTGTAACGTAAGGTATAGAGGCTtattccaagtatttcaaagaatggtgtgataaagaaagcaggattcttattGAGCGCTGTTAAACCGGTCAGTAACCCCTGAGAGAAACTGGCACACTCAGTAGAACTTTTACACTTACCATGAAATGAACGTTCATCGCCTGGTTCAGCTGTAGTGCTGCCATGCAGTTGGCACGCTGCAGATGCTGGGCTAAAAGAATTTCATGATTCTGTAAcaatttctccaaacacttctagGAGAAATAACACgttttaaaacatatatgatGATACTGCttcttctcttggcaaagaggggaataagattttttttcttgcccacacttacttgttcGGCGTCTGTGAAAGGCATCTTCAGGAAGTCTTCCACTAGTCCCATCTcccgacagatgtcatacatgtcttttaatagctcttccaCATTTATCTTAGTGGTGTGTTGCTGCAGCAGACCCCAAGCCTCCGCCATGCacctgtaattaattttttgagaCGTAAAGGCATATTAATAGTATCACCAAAAATATGCCCCACAAATATTGTATtcaaattttaaaggaaatttaggggattgtgatttctagtgtttgttctccaccttTCACAGTATTTGAATGCCAAAATGTTGgcatatatttctttacctattggacaacagcacagtgaggaaaagctgCACTTCACTACAGCTGGAGACCGATAGCTTCATAACCTGTGTGTATCTGAGGGCTCGCCcatgctctccttggcacacAAGGCACTGAAGAATTTGCACGTCttgccacgacacaggtttgATTGCAGCTGGTTCAACGAGCAGGGCCAGGGAATTCTGCAGAAGTTAGATATCAGGTTTATTAAGAtatagagacacacacacacacaacaaaactattcaaaagtgtcttcagtAAGGGTGAATGTCTGTTGAATAAACTTAGATGATGACTAATGAAGGATTTGATACAggacaggtaaatataaattttgaagtatctgcagaaaaaaaaatcagtgagcCATACAGAACAAAGGGAGTCTTTTGAAAGGAGTGGTTCACACATGGCCAGGATAACCAAATCTCTGTATGCAAACATCACCTTTTATAAATACAAGTTattctcccaggcaaacaggTTATATTGACATTGTGACAGGCAATGAACAACCTTTAGCATCAGAAGGAACATGAATTAGATTGAAAAGTCACTTTTGTGGTCTTCTGTCTCAAATTTTGCTGCCAGGATGGTAGTTTAAtatttaaagcacccaaaccactgcttttgagaaagtgCTTGACTGCTCTGCTGAAAACAACCTGAACAGATGGCTTTGGCAAGTCACATGTCAAGCATTATTAACGTTGACTTCTTGattgtcttaatccatttcctGTCAACGTAATTAAAATTTCAAATCATCAcgtattgctgaaggtgctgctgaagcagtaTTATAAAAAaagcttcccatgttttatcacctgTTGTTAGCTAAGCACCAATTTTCTGAAGTCATTTTATAGATCAAAGCGTTGTACTGCAATGTATGTCTAACTAAATTGGAACATACTTACTTCATAGTCCTTGTGGTCTAGAAGCCAAAAACCTTGAATAAACTTAACAAGGCCCGgagggatggcaaaggcagctgtgaAGGAGTCAACtgaagtttctgttttatttggaaaggaATGCAtgatgtctagcagcaagtaaattgtctgatatcaagAATCTAATTAAGGCTAATAAATTTTCAAGATGaacaatttatcacatgaaataatattattactattattaatataatagtaataaataataaagttaATTAAGAATATAATAGTGGTAGTGcgcagaaaatactcatgtattagtcttgccattttatgctgttgcaacctgaagatagtcaggtcctaacaacaaaattgcattctgaataaatacCCCAAAAGAAAGACCCTTtgatttctctaaggcattcagaaaggttACCTTtcgatatttaaacagttccgTTGGAAACTCAGGCTCCCTCTTTAGTCACTcgagccaccagctggacattcaaaacatGTGAACGgccaatgcttgattattaaagcaaacaaattctacagttggtttttccctcctttctagCGTATATAAAACAATTGAAATTAGGGCATCCTTACAGCACAGATTAGCTCTGAAttattaaaactggatttaaaccagtGTCTGGATCACTCATCGGCAGTGTCAccttctctttctgacagctggTCTTGGGGGATGTATGCTAATCAGAGAGCTCCGGGGCGCAACAGCTTTTAAACCCcctgctctctaggctcccctCTCGGGTCAGGCAACAAACAACCAAAGCAACACAGGGTATTTCGGCggcttaaaaattaagtttctgcccaatgacttttctctctgtttattattctgtgtgccTGCACTTTTAAGAGAACAAATGCAAgccctcttagctgtgctggaaaatggatgatttcagcaaAATCAAGTACTGGTAAACCACTGTtagaaatccttttgctctggATCAGCACATTTTAGTGCATCACTCGAGGAAGCAGCCACAGGTAtgggtgcttcaaaaatgaaaaacagtttacattttgagaaaaTCTAAGGgagctttctacctttaacattgcttagtaaacctgttttctcatatcagaaaagactttgcaacaaaagattttttaaattcctaaacaatccacagtacaaagaaataaaacaatgcttCCTTCTATGACGTCATTCTAAATGAGATGTTTTCACTTGCATTGTGTTTGAAGCATAAATTAGAAAATGTATGGAACACGTAGGTGACAAACATTTCAGAACACTGATGCGCGTATACTGAAGGTGTCATAGAAATAACTCCAAGGGATACAATTGCCTGTTTGTAGATTTCTTCAAcgccttctagcaaatagagctccagcagtgcctggaatggAAAggtaaaagtttttttaaaactcctctctttgagaaatcattggctttgggggagggctgggccgGGGCTGGGGTTTGTTGTGGCTGTTGTTGTTGCCTTCAGTgaacacaacactcacctgTAAACTAGGAGGTGGGTGtttcccagttcctccttcctctctctgccacaACTCCTCAACTTGGTCTCCTaactgggaaaccatcccatcgaccatcaggcagtcagagtcccatttgcctctggaacaaaacaTAGCAAGGATTtggacagaggaaaacactaattccATTCTCTCAgtgtcacagatttcctccagccagaacaaaacaaaacaaagtgcTCACCAGTCCAAGAAAGTAACAAACATACAAAGGCATGATCGTGACTTGAAGTAgacttgaaataaatttttgagTCAGATGAAAGGTGTTCATTAGATCATTAAGAATTACTAAAGGAGTTCTTGTGCTTGGCGGTTGCCAGATGtaatttttgcatgttttaagAGACCAGCCTACAGCAAGAATTTGATCTCCtaaaacagatgtttttgtACCTGCTATTACAAATATTATTACCCTTTGTATTAATTACCTGATTTAGCAAGTTTTGGGTGTGGGAATGGCAGTTACAGTTCCAcgctgaaaaaaataaaccctgtttgtgattttttcatttgcttggcTTCTCTGAAGTGTCTTCTTTCCTACTTCTCAGGCATCAAGCAAAATGCCTGGGAAGCGTGGAACATTACGTACACAAGAGTGCATTGTTGGCCATAATTCTTAATATCGTAATATTCTTCTGGGTATTGAATCATTTTGATGTGCAGGAATTTGCATGCATAACTCCTTACACATGATGTTAATAATATACCCCTAAATTTTAGTGACAGATGGCTCAGATTGATCCAATTTGGATTATGATGATGTGCTAATTTGAATAAAATGACAGGTGTACTTCATGCATGATGCAGAAAGGGTATGTTATATTTGTTGCTAGAGAGGAAACAATCACATGGATGGTATCTCAAATACATTTCTTATACAGGAGTATGCTTTGTGAGGTGAAAATCTGCAGGAATGACAACACCTTGGTATGTAAGAGTTGTGTTAATAACCCTTTCACAGTCCTTATGTGTATCTTGGATGAGTAAACcctttgcctcagtttctttatttgcaaaaaaaaatctaattattGTTAGACTCAATAACATACTGCAAATGCAAACCAACGTTAAATACCTTGCAATTAAACAAAATGCAGCGTATTGGGTTTTGATACCAATAAAATGGATAAATCATGTCATCCAAAGTTTAGTATATTTCTAgctgaatttatttaatttctggaTAGATTTTTGGAGCTTTGTGTAACTAGGGAAGCGCACCACTGGCATGAAGATTTATTGCATCGCTTAACTCTTACATGTCTGGCAGCGTAGTAAAGTCcacagaggggaaagaagcGTAGCCAGCCCGTAGGGAGGAGCTGAGGTGCCCACCCGGCGCGTGGGAGACCCGTGCGCTGTGACTTTTGCCATTCCCCCGAGTCCCCGACGAGCACCCTGCCCACGCCCCACTGATACCCTTGGAGCTCTCCTACGTCCCAGGTTAACCCCAGTCTCCCAGGTGGCACGCGGCTGTCTCAACCACCACTCCATTTTATTGCATTctaaggagagaaaagcaaaatctcCACTCTCTGCACAAGTGGGGAAGGTGCTGCAGGCCTGTACAGAAAATTTGTCATAACGCTCCGATTCCTTGGACAGGACTAGAGCTGACTCCTTCTGTCATGACTGGAGCTTGTGATCTGGGAACAAAAGCTCTTTTGTACTTAGGCTGTGTTAGAAGTTTGTTGGGCCACAGCTGCAAACATGTAGGTCAGGGAATAAAG from Phalacrocorax carbo chromosome 13, bPhaCar2.1, whole genome shotgun sequence includes these protein-coding regions:
- the LOC135315572 gene encoding protein ELYS-like isoform X1, which gives rise to MVDGMVSQLGDQVEELWQREEGGTGKHPPPSLQALLELYLLEGVEEIYKQAITIYLLLDIMHSFPNKTETSVDSFTAAFAIPPGLVKFIQGFWLLDHKDYENSLALLVEPAAIKPVSWQDVQILQCLVCQGEHGRALRYTQVMKLSVSSCSEVQLFLTVLLSNRCMAEAWGLLQQHTTKINVEELLKDMYDICREMGLVEDFLKMPFTDAEQKCLEKLLQNHEILLAQHLQRANCMAALQLNQAMNVHFMLNLKVEQKMSLLQSYPLKLEIQCYRLLLTPLQIVCLCLRIK
- the LOC135315572 gene encoding protein ELYS-like isoform X3; its protein translation is MHSFPNKTETSVDSFTAAFAIPPGLVKFIQGFWLLDHKDYENSLALLVEPAAIKPVSWQDVQILQCLVCQGEHGRALRYTQVMKLSVSSCSEVQLFLTVLLSNRCMAEAWGLLQQHTTKINVEELLKDMYDICREMGLVEDFLKMPFTDAEQKCLEKLLQNHEILLAQHLQRANCMAALQLNQAMNVHFMLNLKVEQKMSLLQSYPLKLEIQCYRLLLTPLQIVCLCLRIK
- the LOC135315572 gene encoding protein ELYS-like isoform X2: MVDGMVSQLGDQVEELWQREEGGTGKHPPPSLQALLELYLLEGVEEIYKQAITIYLLLDIMHSFPNKTETSVDSFTAAFAIPPGLVKFIQGFWLLDHKDYENSLALLVEPAAIKPVSWQDVQILQCLVCQGEHGRALRYTQVMKLSVSSCSEVQLFLTVLLSNRCMAEAWGLLQQHTTKINVEELLKDMYDICREMGLVEDFLKMPFTDAEQDLKIHSESEEIARVERCHFYQTWYFTVEGCLALLLMAAQGLEVQRN